One Nocardiopsis gilva YIM 90087 genomic window, GAGCTTGGCGAACTCCGAGGGCTGCAGCGAGGTGAAGCCGAGGGAGATCCACTGCCGGGCGCCGTTGATGGTCTGGCCCAGGCCCGGGACCAGCGGGAGCAGCAGCAGGATGATGGCGCTGAGCCCCATGATGTAGGGGTAGCGCTGCAGCGTGCGCGGCTCCTTCAGGAAGAAGATGATCCCCGCGAACACGGCCATGCTGATCGCGGTGAGCACCAGCTGGCTCATCGCGCTGCCCTTGTCGGTGTCGCCGGTGGCCTCGAACAGCCGCCAGAGCATGGCGATGCCCAGGCCGTTGAGCAGCACGGCCAGCGGCAGCAGCAGCGGGTCGGACCAGGGTGCGAAGAAGCGGATGAAGACGTGGGCGAGGATCGCCAGCCCGCCGAAGAGCCCCGCGTAGAGGAAGAGGTCGGGCGGCATCTCGTTGTTGCGGGTGAGGCCCGCCTCGATCATCGCGAACAGGGTGATGGCGATGGCGAACAGCGTCATCACCAGTTCCGCGTTGCGCCGTTTCACCGGCGGCAGCGCGGTCTGAGGTTCACTCATTGCGTCCCCCGGGGGTGGGCGCACCACTCGCACCGCTCTCCCCGGGCGCGGTGCCGGGGAGGTTCGGGGAATCGGTGGCCCCGTCCTTGGCGTCGTCGGCGGCGTCCTTGGCCTTGTCGTCCTGGGCCGTGCCCGTGTCAGCCGGCATACCGCAGGACTCGGGGTCGCGCTCGCAGTCCTGTGCCTTGCCGCGCAGTTCCTCGACCCGCGCGTCGGCCGCCTTGCGGTCGTCCATGGGGATGGTGTTGTTGACCGCGTTGCGCTCGTTCTCCGGGAGCCGGTCGAGCGGGACCTTGGTGTCCAGGATCTCCTCGGCCAGGCTGTAACCGGCGATGTCGGTGTTGATGCCCTGGAAGATGGCGACGCTCTTGTCGTCGGCGGAGGGGCCGATGAAGTACTGGGAGTTGATGTAGTTGGAGCCGAAGTAGTACCCGCCCCCGGCCAGGAGCGCGACGACCACCACGAACGGGATGACCATCGGCCACCATCGGCGGGTGCGCGGCTCGGGATCGGGGTCGTCGTCGTTCGCGTCGAACTCCGGCGGCCGGGTCATCTCGGCGGTGTCGCTACCGCGGCTGTTGTTGAGGCCCTGCGCGCGCCCGGCGGGGGTGTCGGGCGTCATGATGGGCTCGCGCCGCTGGTCGGCCGCGCCGACGACCATCGGCTCCTGCGTGGGGCCGCGGGGGTCGGTCGCGGTGTCGATGACGTCGGCGACGACGCACGTGATGTTGTCGGGTCCGCCGCCGCGGTTGGCGAGGTCGATCAGCCGCCGCGCCGCGGCGTCGGGGTTGGCCTCGGACGCCAGGGTCTCGTGGATCGTCTCCTTGCTGACGATGCCGGACAGGCCGTCGGAGCACAGGAGGTAGCGGTCGCCCACCCGGGCCTCACTGACGGAGATGTCCGGGTCGACCTGGCTGCGGCCGTCGAGCGCGCGCAGCAGCAGGGACCGCTGGGGGTGGGTGGCGACTTCCTCCTCGGTGATCTTCCCCTCGTCGACGAGCGTCTGCACCAGCGTGTGGTCGTGGGTGATCTGCCCGAACTCGCCCTCGCGCAGGAGGTAGGCGCGGGAGTCGCCGACGTGGATCATGGCCACGCGTGCGCCGGACCACAGCATCGCGGTGAGGGTCGTCCCCATGTTCTCCAGCCGGGGCTCCTCGCGGACCCGCTGGGCGAGGGAGGAGTTGGCCAGGTCGACCGCCTGCTGGAGGGAGGAGGCCATTTCGTCGGTGGGAGGGACGTCTTCGTCGAGCGCCATGAGCGTCGAGATGGCGATCGAGCTCGCGATCTCGCCGCCCGCGTGCCCGCCCATCCCGTCGGCGACCGCGAGGATGTAGGGGCCGGCGTAGGCGGAGTCCTCGTTGCCTTCGCGAAGGCATCCCACGTCGGAGTACGCGGCGTAGCGGAGAGCGATTGTCATTTGCGCAGTTCCAGGACGGTCTTGCCGATGCGGATGGGCTGTCCCACCGTAATGGGCTGGGGACGGGTCAGGCGCTCCTGGCCGACAAAGGTGCCGTTCGTCGAGTTGAGGTCCTCGACGATCCAGCGGCCGTTGTCGGTGAAGATACGCGCGTGCCGACCGGACGTGTAGTCATCGTTGATGACCAGGGTGGAGTCACCCGCTCGGCCGATCGTGATCGGTTGGGAGGTGAGGTTGAGCGTGGTCCCGGTGAGCGGGCCCTTGGTGACAACGAGAGTGCGCGGCTCGTTGCGCCGCCCGCGCGGCAGCGAGGGTTTGCGCTGCGGGCTCTTCTTCGGGCGCTTCTCCTTGGACTTCGAGGGGCCGAAGAGGTCGGTGCGGATCACGCCGACAGCCATGATCACGAACAGCCACAGCACCCCGAGGAACAGGATCTTGATCAGCATGAGGGTCAATTCGGACATTGAACTGCTCTTCGGCCCCTGTCGTGCTCCGGCTGGGGATGGCGGTCGTCTTCAGCCGCCACCGCGTCTATCTCGGCGTCCAACCCGTGGGATCGCGTCGTCTGACCTGGCGCCCCACTGGCTGCCGCCATTCTGCCCGGACACGCAGCGTCCTGTCCCGTGCCCGGTGATCACGATCCCGTACTGGTCTGTTGCGCTCAACGTACGCCCCTTCAGACGCCAAGGGGGCGCTGTTGGTTTCGACTCGTTTCCTCGGGTTTTCGAGGAACGTCAGTCCCGGCGGAAGGTCATGGTCGTCCGTCCCAGGCTGATCCGGGTGCCGTCGACCAGACGTGCCCGCTTGACCTGCTGCCCGTTGACGAACGTGCCGTTGGTCGACCCGAGGTCCACCAGGACCGCGTCGTCGTCCTCGACACGGATCTCCGCGTGGTGCCGGGAGACGCCGTTGTCCACGAGCCGCAGGTCGCAGTCGGTGCCGCGGCCGAGCAGCGTGACCTGCGTGTTGAGTTCAAAGGACTGCTGCATGCCCTGGCTGGCCTCGCTGCCCTCCTGCGCGCCGCCGGGGGAGATCAGCAGCCGCGGCTGCCCCTGCACCTGCTGGCCGCCGCGCGGGTGGTCGCTCACGGGCTGGCGGATCTCGCCGCTCTCGACCGTGGACCCGCGGATGACCCCGGAACGGATCCGGAACCGGCCGATCTGCAGGCTGTCATCGGCCTTGAAGTGCACCCGTACCGGGCCGACGAAGGAGTACCCCTGCTCCGTGGCGTAGTCGCGGGCGAGCTTGGCCAGCTCCTGTCCGATGGTGTCGGCGAGGGCCTCCATGCTCTCCTTGTCCTCGGCCGACAGCTCCACGACGAAGTCGTTGGGAACCAGCGTCCGGCCTTGGGCCACGATGGCCGCGCGCTCGTCCATCTCCCGCTGGACGGCGCTGGCGATCTCCACTGGCTCGAGCTTGGACTTGAAGGCTCGCGCGAAGGTGCCTTCGATCATGCCGCCAAGCCTGCGCTCGAAGCGTTGGAGCACTCCCACGAGGTACCTCCCTTGCTCTACTCCGGCTTTACTGGTCGATCGTAGCCGGGTAATCGTTCGGTTGGTTTCACGCACACCTCATCACCACCGCCCGCGGTGGGGGCTCCGCGAGGGGGCCGGGGCCGGGAGGCATCGGATTATGTGTGCACGACCGGTCTCGCGACCGTGCTAGCCTTATCTCTGTCGCCAGGCGGACGGAGCCGGAAAACCGGACTCATCCGACCAGATGCGAACACTCTATATATATGTCACTCGGGCGGGTGGCGGAACGGTAGACGCGCACGGTTCAGGTCCGTGTGTCCGAAAGGATGTGAGGGTTCAAATCCCTCCTCGCCCACACGAATGAAGACCCCGGTCTCGTGGAGATGGTTCTCCCGGACCGGGGTCTTTCTCGTTCCCGTGTCCCCGGCGTGCCAACCTCTCCCGGCAGGCCGCCTTCTCCCGACATGCCACCTTCTCCCGACATGCGACACTGTGCCGCGTGCTGGTGAGCGAGGAACTTCACGAGATCGGCCGCCCGATGGTGGCGGAGCAACTGCGGCATCCGACCGTGGCCGGGATCGCCCGGGGCGACTTGGACGAGCGCGTGTTCGCCTCCTGGCTGGAACAGGACTACCTCTACCTCCTCGACTACGCCCGGGTGTTCGCCCGGCTGGCCTGGCAGGCGCCCGCGCGGCGGGTCGGTGATCTGGTGGATTTGGCGCACTCCACCCTGCACGACGAGCTCGACCTCCACCGGTCGCTGGCCGCCGAGTTCGGGGCCGACCTCGAGGGCGCGGTCAAGGGGCCGGCCTGTGCCGCCTACACGTCCTGGCTGCTGGAGGCGGCGGCCGACTACACCGACGGGCTGGCGGCGCTGTACCCGTGCATGTGGGGCTATTCGACGCTGGGCACGCTGCTGGCCGACGCCACGCCCGCCGACGCCCGCTACCGGCGCTGGATCGACACCTACGCCGACCCCGGTTTCGTCGAGCTCACCGGCATGTGCGCGGAGATGCTCGACGAAGCCGAGCCGGAGCCGCGGCGCGCGCAGCGGCTCTTCGTGGAGGGCATGCGCCACGAGCTCGCCTTCTGGGACGTGCCGGACGGGCCCTGATCCGTCACGGCTCCAGGACGGAGCCCATGTTCTCGTAGCGGGTGATCTCGCAGCCGCCGGACTTGTTGAACTCGGTGTCGATCTCGGTGCCGTCGAGGTGCCCGGTGACCGCGGCGATTTCCGGGCCGCCGTAGATGTGCGTGCACATCTGGTCCTCGGGGACCTCCTCGAAGGCCCTGGGGCCGCCGGCCTTCTCCAGGTCGGCGCAGGCCTGTTCGGGGTCGGGGTGATCGCCGCCCGCGGGGGAGCACGTCAGCGTCCACTCCTTGGGCTCGGCGTCCTCCGGGGTCAGCTCGGACCCCTCGTCGTAGCTGATCTTGATGGTGAGTTCCGTGGCGGCGCCCTCGGCGCCGTTCTCGGTCTCGGTGTCCGGCGCGGGTGTGACCGGGGTGGCATCGCCGCCGCAGCCCGCGACCAGGACGCCGACGGCCGCGAGCGGCGCGAGGCGTGCCAGCACGGTGCGTGTGTGCATGCGCATACTCTGTTCGACGCGGAGGTGTGCGGCGGGGTTCCCTTGGTCACATCCTCCGCGAGTGAATGTCATGAATGAGGGGTTTTCAGCGTGTTCGAAACAAATGTGCCGGTCGTCGCGGTCGGTTCGGTCCCGGACGACAGCTACGTGCTCGACGTCCGGGAATCCGACGAATGGAGCGCGGGGCACGCTCCGCAGGCCGTGCACATCCCGCTGGGTGAGCTGGCACAGAGAGCGGGCGAGGTGCCGCAGGACCGTCAGGTCTATGTGGTCTGCCGGGTCGGTGGCCGTTCGGCGCAGGCGGTGCGGGCGCTGAACGAGGCCGGGTGGCAGGCGGCCAACGTCGCCGGGGGCATGCAGGCGTGGGCGCTTGCGCGCCGCCCCATGGTCAGCGAGGGCGGAGCGGAACCGCAGGTCATCTGAGCCCCCGTCGGCAACGGGGCGGAATTTCGGTTGCCGAAACCGGTCGGTTCCGGCTGAACCGTCGCATCTCGCTTTGGGAAAACGTCAGCCGCGGGGTCGGTGGTCGGTGGCACTATGACCGCGTGGCCCACGAACGAGCTCCCCTCAGCGCTGAATCGGTGCTGGCGTTCTCGGCCGACGCCATCGTCGCCGTGGACACAGAGTTCCGTGTCGTGCTGTGGAATCCGGCCGCTGAGCGGATGTTCGGATGGTCGGCGGAGGACCTCGTCGGGCGCCCGCCGCCGATCATCCCCGACGAGCTGCTCGCCGAGCACCACGCCGTGCTGGAGCGCGTGCGTACCGGAGGCCCGCTGTCGATCGTGAGCCGGCGGCAGCGGCGCGACGGCACGCTCGTCGATGTCCGCATCGACACCAGCTGCCTGTTCGACGACTCGGGCCACGCCACCGGCTGGGTCAGCGTCCTGCACACCCATGAGGACACCGCCGGCGCCGGAGGCCCCCTCCAGGCCCACATGACCGAGCGGGCGCGGCTGGTGCGCCGACTCACCGACGTCGTCGCCGACATCAACGCCGACCTCGACCTGTGCGCGGTGCTCGACCGCATCGCGCACAGCCTCACCGAGCTGACCGGCGCGGACGCCGGAGGCTTCGTGCTCATCGAGGACGACCGGCTGCACCTGGTCAGCCTCACCCAGCTCTCCGACCACCTGCGCGGCTACAGCGCGCCACTGGAGTCCAGCCTTTTCGGCGAGCTGCTGCGCAGCGGGAAGACGGTGCTGCTGGCCACCGACGAGACGCGCAGCCTGGACGACCTGATCTGGGCCGACCTGGACGGCCTGCACACCATCGCGCTGGGCGTGTCCAACGTGCAGGGGCGCCCGTACGGCGCGCTGTACGCGCTCTACAGCCGCCGCAAGGTCGGCCACCTCGAACTGGAGCTGCTGGAGCTTCTGGCCGCGCACGCCGGGAGCGCGCTCGCCAACGCCATGGCCTACCAGGAGATGGTGCGCCAGCGCGCCTACGAACACGCCGTGGTCGACTCCAGCGCCGACGGCATCGCCGTGCTCGACCGCGCCGGGCGGGTGCGCAAGTGGAACCGGTCGGCGGCGGAGCTGACCGGGTACTCCGCGACCGACGTCGCCGGGCGGCTGCCGCCGTTCCCGCTGCCCGCGTCCGTGGACGGGCACATCAAGCACCGGCTCGACAACGGGCGCTGGCTGGAGATCCTGGTGACCGACATCCCGGCGACCGCCGAGCGGGTGGTGGACTTCCGCGACATCACCGAGGCCAAGGAGCTGGAGGAGCAGAAGGACCTGTTCCTGGCGACAGCCGGGCACGAGCTGCGCACCCCCATCACCGTCATCCAGGGGCTCGCCGGGACGCTGATCCAGCGGTGGGGGCGGCTGGGCGAGGGAGCGCGGCGCAACGCCGTCGACACCATCGCCGACCGCGCCCGGACCCTCGCCGAACTGGTGGAGAACCTGCTGCTGGGATCGCACGCGGGCAACGGGGACCTGAAGGTCAACCGCGGCCCTTTCGACCCGGCGCGGCTGCTGCGCGCGAACGCCCTCGCCTTCGAGGGGTTCTCCGACCGGCACACCCTCCGCCTGGAGGTGCCCGACGACCTCCCGGAGGCGGACGGGGACCCCATGGCCACCGAGGTGATCGTCGACCACCTGCTGGAGAACGCCTTCAAGTACTCCCCCGAGGGCGGCCGCGTGGTGCTGCGCGCGCGGGCGCAGAACGGGGAGGTCGTCGTCACCGTCGAGGACGAGGGCATCGGCATCACCCCGGGCGACGAGGAGCGCATCTTCGGACGGTTCGCCCAGGGCGAGGCGGGAGACCGCCGCAGGTTCGGCGGCATCGGGCTGGGGCTCTACATCGTGCGCCGCCTGGCCCGCGCTCAGGGCGGAGATGTCACAGCGCACGCCCTTGAACGTGGCACGCGGATGAGATTTACATTACAGTCAGCTGACGGTGTGATGGCCGACTCGCCTGCCGAGACGGCGGATCCGCGACGCTGAGCAGCGCCGCGACGGCGGCCGGATCAGGTCGATACCGGCATTCAGCGGCGATGACGTGTTTCCCCGGGGACCTAACGGGGCATTTCGGCCCTGGCGAGGTTCACGGTCGTAGATTTGCCGAAAACCGGCCAACGGAATACCGAGCGGGCCCGGAGCCGGTCGTCGGCAAACGCCTGGTCACGTTCCGGCCGGTGCCTGAAGTAGACCGAGCGCGCATCAGGGGCGCCGGGGAACAGGAGAGAGGGACGTGTCGAGGGCCGTACTGCTGCCACATGCGCCGTCGAGCGTGAGCACCGCGCGCCGACGCCTGTGCTCCGACCTGCGCGACGCGGGACTCGACTCCGCGCGGGTCAACGACGCCGCGCTCGTCATGAGCGAACTGCTGAGCAACGCCCTGCGCCACGCCTCGCCCCTGCCCGACCCGTTCCCGCCCGACTGCATCGAGGCGGCGTGGAGCGTCGGTACCGATGACGGCGACGGCTGGCTGGAGATCGCCGTGACCGACGGCGGGGCGGCGACCCTGCCGCGCATCGCGCGGCCGTCGGCATCGGCGCTGGGCGGCCGGGGGCTGGAGATCGTCGCGCACCTCGCGGCCAAGTGGGGCACCGAGGTCGACGGCGGGGTGACCACGGTATGGGCGGTACTGGAGGTCGCGATGGAGGACGTCGCCGAAGCGCCGGTCCTCGACGAACCCGAGACCGCAAGGGCATGACATTCCCCGGATCAGGGGGTTCTAACCGTCGGATCGTGATCCAAGCCACGAAACGCCGCCAACGAGGTGGCCAGCAACCTCCGTGGCCGCTACAGTCACGACTGTGGAGTTGAAGATCTCAAGTCAGTCGCGCGCGGATTACGCGGTGGTCGCCGTGTCCGGCGAGATTGATCTTTACACGGCACCGCAGCTGCACAGCGAGCTGGTCGACGCGCTCGAGGATGGGGCCCGCCGCCTCATCATCGACATGTCGCGGGTGGAGTTCTGCGATTCCACCGGGATGAACGTCCTGCTGTCGGCGATGAAGCGCGCGCGGGAGAAAGAGGGCGACCTCGAACTCGTGGCGCCGAAGCCGGCGGTCATGAAGATCCTTGAGGTCACCGGATTGAACGCTGTCTTCACCCTCAAGGAGTCGACCGACTCCCTTCCGATCACCGCCGGAACCAACGCGGCCAAATAGTCCGGTCGGGCGCGCGTGCGGACACCGGACCCGCGCCCTGGAACCGAGCGGGAGACGCACGATGGGCTCTGATCCAGCGAGCGGCCACGCGGGTGTCGCGGTCGTCATCGCGGCCAAGGACGAGGAGGAGCGGATCGCGCGGACCGTGCGCGCCGCGCGTGAGCTGCGCGATGTCGACCTCGTCGTGGTGGTCGACGACGGTTCCGCGGACGCCACCGCCGAGGCCGCGGCCGACGCCGGTGCCCGGGTGCTGCGGCACAGCCGCAACCGGGGCAAGGGCGCGGCCATGGAGACCGGGGCCGAGGGGGTCCGGCTCATCGAGGAGCACGAGGCCGCCGATGGCGCCGTCGCGCCGCCGCGCCACCTGCTCTTCCTGGACGCCGACCTCGGGGCGTCCGCCGCCGGGGCGGCGCCGCTGATCGACCCGGTGGTCTCCGGCAAGGCCGACATGACGATCGCCCTGTTCCCCGCCACCCGCATGCGGCTGGGCGGGCACGGATTCGTGGTGCGCCTGGCCCGCGACGGCATCCGCCGGGCCACCGGCTGGGAGCCCGAGCAGCCGCTCAACGGACAGCGGTGTGTCACGCGGGCGGCGTTCGAGACGGCTCTGCCGCTGGCGGCCGGATTCGGTGTCGAGACCGGTCTCACCATCGACGTACTGCACCTGGGGTACCGGGTCATCGAGGTCGAGGTGCCGCTGGAGCACCGGGCCACCGGGACCGACCTCCACGCCCAGATGCACCGCGCACGGCAGTTCGCCGATGTCGGGCGCGCGCTCGCCGCACGCGAGCTGCGTCCGGCGATGATCCGGCGGATGCGACGCGCCCGGGAGACGGCACGGGTGGCGGCGGCGTCGGTGACGCGAAAATTCCCGGGTGGTAAGGGCGGGAAACGCTGACAGCGTCCTGCGTCAATCGTGGTCGAGCGGTTACGCTCGGAGTGTGCTCACTCTCACTATGACCCTGGCCGGACTCGGCATGCTGACAGGTGTGGGCGGGCTGGCCGTCGGTGGATACGCGGTCATGCGGTCCCGCACCGCGATCGGTGATTACCAGGCGCTGCTCCAGCGGCAGGTCCCCGATACCGGAGAGACGGACGCGCGGGCCATCCGCGATGTCGCGGTGGTGCGCTACGACGCGCTGGAGGAGATGTCCGGCGCGCGGTCGTTCTCGCTCGCGCTGCTGAACGCCGCGGGCGACGGCATCGTCATCTCCTCGATCAACGGGCGCACCGAGTCCCGCACCTACGCCAAGTCCATCCAGGCCGGACGCGCGGCCGAGACGCTCTCCCCAGAGGAGTACCGCGCCATCCGCGCCGCCCGACTGGGGCAGGGGCTCGGGCAGGTCACCGTCACGGACGCCCAGCCCGTCTCGCGGATCCCCCCGATGGAACCGGCGCGCGCCGCCGCGGAGGAGAAACGGCAGACGGACGCGCCGCAGACGCGCGAGGCCGTCCCGGACACCGGTCCGGCGGTGCGGCTGCGCGAAGCGCCCGATGCCGTGACCTGACGCCGCCGCGCGCTCCCGCACGCGTCGACAACCGCGTTAACTCTCGTCACTTTGGGTAACGGGTATAGCCTTGGCGCTATGCGGAACCGTTACGCCTATCTCGGACCAGCGGGCACCTTCACCGAAGCCGCGCTGCGCGAGCTGCACCCCGGTATCCCCGAGGGTGCCGCCGTCGCCTGCTCCGGTGTCGACGACGTGTTCGCGGCGGTCCGCAACGGCGAGGTCGACGCGGGCGTGGTGCCGCTGGAGAACTCCGTCGAGGGCGGGGTCACCACCACCATCGCCGAACTCATCAACGGCACGCCGCTGCTCATCTCCGCCGAGGCCGCGATCCCGGTGCGCTTCACGCTGGCCGCCCGGGAGGGCGCCGCCATCGCCGACGTCAAGCGGATCGCCACGCATCCGCACGCGCTCGCCCAGGTCCGCGGCTGGATCTCGGCCCACCTGCCCGAGGCCGAGACGTTCACCGTGGCGTCCACCGCCGCGGCGGCCCAGGCCGTGGCCGAACCGGGCGCGCCCTATGACGCGGCCGTGTGCGCCGCCATCGCCGCGGAGCGCTACGGGCTGCGCCCGCTCGCCAACGACATCGGCGACCGGTCGGAGGCCGCCACCCGCTTCATCCAGCTGAGCCGCCCCGGCGCGCTGCCCGCCCCGACGGGCGCCGACCGCACCTCGCTCGTGGCGTTCATCGCCGACGACCACCCCGGCGCCCTCGTCGAGCTGCTCAACCAGTTCGCGCTGCGCGGTGTGAACCTGACCAGGCTGGAATCCCGGCCCACCGGTGACGGCCTGGGCCGGTACTGCTTCTGCATCGACGCCGACGGGCACGTCGCCGACGCCGCCGTCGGCGAGGCGCTGATGGGTCTGCGCCGGGTCTGCCGGGACGTCCGCTTCCTCGGCAGCTATCCGCGCGCCGACGAGGGATCGGGCCCCACCCAGTGCATGCCGGCCAAGGGCACCAGCAACGCCGAGTTCCACGACGCGAAGCGGTGGCTGGAGCGCATCCGCTCGGGCGACGTCGCCTAGACGCGACCGCTCACCTTCGGCAGTCTGCGCGGGCGGCGCGACGGCCGTTCGCGCACCGAGAAGCACCTCCTGAACGCTCCCCACGCCGTGTTCGCCTGACCGTTAGGTCGGCGGGGCGGCCCGGCGAGCCGCCCATGCCTCCGTGGCCCTCCCCGCGGCCGTTACCGCGCCGCGGTACCCTTCGCCGAGTCGCTTTCGCTGCGGGGCGCGTGGTCGCGCACCGCGTCCACCCGGCCAAACCGGGTGCGTCCGGTGCGTGCGCACAGGCGGCAGCCCAGGTGGGGGGTCGCGTGACGCTCCTCTTTCTTCTCAACGCTCATGCCAGGCTCCATTCGGGCTCGGTCGTCGGCTCCTCGCCCAAGATGAGGGCGAGTCGGCCGCGCAGGGCCTTCTCCAGTGCGACGTCGTCCGGGGACACGTAGGCCAACCGCCGCAGAGCCGCCACGAGCTCCGCGGTCGTCATCGAAGCGACCGGCTTCATCGGCCACCATTGCGTCATCGTGATCTCCTCCGTCCGCGTGGGGGACGCGGTCAACAGGCGTGCGGTGTACACCCGGGTCGGGCCGGCCGCGCGGTGCGGCCGGTGGCGAACCGGACGCGGCCCCTCCCGCGAGTCCCGCCCGCCACTTGTGAAACGGGCGTCCTCCCGGGTCATGACGCGAGAAGCGCGGATTTTTTTCTGCGGGATCCCGATCCCGCGATGTGCCCCGCTCGTGTCGAGACGCTAGGGCAAGGCGGTGACGCTTTTGGCGGGGCATCGGCGCGGTGATCGATGTGGCTCCGACGCGCATCACCGGTAACCTGCTGAACGTGATCGACCTTCGCGCACTCCGAGACGAACCTGACCGCCTTCGCGCCTCGCAGCGGGCCCGCGGGGAAGACGACGCCGTCGTCGACCGGCTGCTCGGCCTCGACTCGCGCCGCCGTGCCGCGCTGACGCGCTTCGAGACGCTGCGCGCCGAGCAGAAGAGTGTGGGCAAGTCGGTGTCCAAGGCGTCGCCGGAGGAGCGCGAGGAGCTGCTGACCCGCGCCAAGACGCTGGCCGCCGAGGTCAAGGAGGCCGAGGCCGAGGCGGACCGGCTCGGCGAGGAGCTCGACGCGACCCTCAAGGACGTGGCCAACCTCGTCGAGGAGGGCGCACCCGAGGGCGGCGTGGACGACTTCACCGTGCTGGAGGAGATCGGCACCCCGCGCGCGTTCGACTTCAGCCCGCGTGACCACCTGGAGCTGGGCGAGATGCTCGGCGCCATCGACATCGAACGCGGCGCCAAGGTCTCCGGCGCGCGCTTCTACTTCCTCACCGGGGTCGGCGCCATGCTGGAGCTGGGCCTGCTCAACATGGCCATGCAGCAGGCGGTGGCCCACGGGTTCACTCCGATGATCCCGCCGGTGCTGGTGAAGCCGGAGACCATGGAGGGCACGGGGTTCCTCGGCGCCCACGCCGACGAGGTCTACCGCCTCCCGGCCGACGACCTCTACCTCGTGGGCACCTCCGAGGTCCCGCTCGCCGGGTACCACGCCGGGGAGATCCTGCCCGCCGACGCGCTGCCGAACCGCTACATCGGCTGGTCGTCCTGCTTCCGCCGCGAGGCGGGCTCCTACGGGAAGGACACCCGGGGCATCATCCGCGTGCACCAGTTCAACAAGGTCGAGATGTTCGTCTACACGCATCCCGACCAGGCGCACGAGGAGCACAAGCGGCTGCTGGGCTGGGAGCGCGAGATGCTCGACAAGCTGGAGCTGCCCTACCGTGTCGTCGACATCGCCGGCGGCGACCTGGGGTCCAGCGCCGCGCGCAAGTTCGACTGCGAGGCGTGGATCCCCACGCAGGGCCGCTACCGCGAGCTGACCTCCACCTCCAACTGCACCGACTACCAGTCCCGGCGGCTGAACATCCGGTACCGGGACGCCGACGGCAAGCCGCGGTTCGCCGCCACGCTGAACGGCACCCTCGCCACGACCCGCTGGATCGTGGCCATCCTGGAGAACCACCAGCAGGCCGACGGTTCCGTCGTGGTGCCGGAGGCGCTGCGCCCGTTCGTCGGTCGCGACGTCCTGGAGCCGGTGGCGAAGAAGTAGCGGCCGCGCCGGGCCTCACCCGCCCGGGCGCGTGGACCCGACCTGTGACAAGGGGCGGGGTGGGAGTCGTCGACGACTCCCACCCCGCCCCTTGTCTGTGAAGGAGGCGAGAGGGGGCTACAGGTAGGGCCCGGATCCGGGACCGCCCTGACCCAGGGGGTCCTGCCCCGGCTCCTGGCCGTGGGACGAACCGGCGGGGAGGGCCTTGC contains:
- a CDS encoding STAS domain-containing protein, producing MELKISSQSRADYAVVAVSGEIDLYTAPQLHSELVDALEDGARRLIIDMSRVEFCDSTGMNVLLSAMKRAREKEGDLELVAPKPAVMKILEVTGLNAVFTLKESTDSLPITAGTNAAK
- a CDS encoding glycosyltransferase; its protein translation is MGSDPASGHAGVAVVIAAKDEEERIARTVRAARELRDVDLVVVVDDGSADATAEAAADAGARVLRHSRNRGKGAAMETGAEGVRLIEEHEAADGAVAPPRHLLFLDADLGASAAGAAPLIDPVVSGKADMTIALFPATRMRLGGHGFVVRLARDGIRRATGWEPEQPLNGQRCVTRAAFETALPLAAGFGVETGLTIDVLHLGYRVIEVEVPLEHRATGTDLHAQMHRARQFADVGRALAARELRPAMIRRMRRARETARVAAASVTRKFPGGKGGKR
- a CDS encoding DUF4446 family protein, coding for MLTLTMTLAGLGMLTGVGGLAVGGYAVMRSRTAIGDYQALLQRQVPDTGETDARAIRDVAVVRYDALEEMSGARSFSLALLNAAGDGIVISSINGRTESRTYAKSIQAGRAAETLSPEEYRAIRAARLGQGLGQVTVTDAQPVSRIPPMEPARAAAEEKRQTDAPQTREAVPDTGPAVRLREAPDAVT
- the pheA gene encoding prephenate dehydratase, which produces MRNRYAYLGPAGTFTEAALRELHPGIPEGAAVACSGVDDVFAAVRNGEVDAGVVPLENSVEGGVTTTIAELINGTPLLISAEAAIPVRFTLAAREGAAIADVKRIATHPHALAQVRGWISAHLPEAETFTVASTAAAAQAVAEPGAPYDAAVCAAIAAERYGLRPLANDIGDRSEAATRFIQLSRPGALPAPTGADRTSLVAFIADDHPGALVELLNQFALRGVNLTRLESRPTGDGLGRYCFCIDADGHVADAAVGEALMGLRRVCRDVRFLGSYPRADEGSGPTQCMPAKGTSNAEFHDAKRWLERIRSGDVA
- the serS gene encoding serine--tRNA ligase, whose product is MIDLRALRDEPDRLRASQRARGEDDAVVDRLLGLDSRRRAALTRFETLRAEQKSVGKSVSKASPEEREELLTRAKTLAAEVKEAEAEADRLGEELDATLKDVANLVEEGAPEGGVDDFTVLEEIGTPRAFDFSPRDHLELGEMLGAIDIERGAKVSGARFYFLTGVGAMLELGLLNMAMQQAVAHGFTPMIPPVLVKPETMEGTGFLGAHADEVYRLPADDLYLVGTSEVPLAGYHAGEILPADALPNRYIGWSSCFRREAGSYGKDTRGIIRVHQFNKVEMFVYTHPDQAHEEHKRLLGWEREMLDKLELPYRVVDIAGGDLGSSAARKFDCEAWIPTQGRYRELTSTSNCTDYQSRRLNIRYRDADGKPRFAATLNGTLATTRWIVAILENHQQADGSVVVPEALRPFVGRDVLEPVAKK